In one Sander lucioperca isolate FBNREF2018 chromosome 7, SLUC_FBN_1.2, whole genome shotgun sequence genomic region, the following are encoded:
- the tle3a gene encoding transducin-like enhancer protein 3-A isoform X8 — translation MQQQLQAQHLSHAAHGPPIQLPPHPSGLQPPGIPPVTGSGSGLLALGALGSQAHLPVKDEKNHHDLEHRENTNNSVSPSESLRTASEKHRSSSDYSLDSKKRKVEEKDSMSRYDSDGEKSDDLVVDVSNEDPATPRASPTHSPPENGIDKPRPPKKDTPNSPASVASSGSTPSSKAKELSHNDKSSTPGLKSNTPTPRNDAPTPGTSSTPGLRPILGKPPGMEALAAPALRTPLSIAGSYPTPFAMMGHHEMNGGLTSPSVYAGLHISPQMSAAAAAAYGRSPMGFDPHTHMRAPGLPASLTSISGGKPAYSFHVSADGQMQPVPFPPDALIGPGIPRHARQINTLSHGEVVCAVTISNPTRHVYTGGKGCVKIWDISQPGSKSPVSQLDCLNRDNYIRSCKLLPDGRTLIVGGEASTLTIWDLASQTPRIKAELTSSAPACYALAISPDAKVCFSCCSDGNIAVWDLHNQTLVRQFQGHTDGASCIDISHDGTKLWTGGLDNTVRSWDLREGRQLQQHDFTSQIFSLGYCPTGEWLAVGMESSNVEVLHHSKPDKYQLHLHESCVLSLKFAYCGKWFVSTGKDNLLNAWRTPYGASIFQSKESSSVLSCDISTDDKYIVTGSGDKKATVYEVIY, via the exons ATG cagcagcagctccaggcACAGCACCTCTCCCATGCTGCTCATGGACCTCCGATCCAGCTGCCACCTCACCCCTCAGGCCTGCAGCCGCCTGGCATCCCCCCTGTGACAGGCTCCGGATCAGGCCTACTGGCACTAGGTGCCCTGGGCAGCCAAGCCCACCTCCCAGTAAAGGATGAGAAGAACCACCATGATCTCGAACACAGAG AGAACACG AATAACTCTGTATCCCCATCCGAAAGCTTACGCACAGCCAGTGAGAAGCACCGCAGCTCCTCTGACTACAGTTTGGACTCTAAGAAACGCAAAGTGGAGGAGAAGGACAGTATGAGCAGATAT GACAGTGATGGAGAGAAAAGTGATGACCTAGTGGTAGATGTGTCTAATGAG gACCCTGCCACTCCGCGGGCAAGCCCTACCCACTCACCACCTGAGAATGGCATTGATAAGCCCCGCCCCCCAAAGAAGGACACACCCAACAGCCCTGCATCAGTGGCATCCTCTGGAAGCACCCCATCATCCAAGGCCAAGGAGCTCAGTCAT AATGACAAATCATCCACGCCTGGCCTCAAGTccaacacccccaccccccgcAACGATGCCCCCACCCCTGGCACCAGCTCCACTCCTGGGCTCAGACCCATCCTGGGCAAACCACCAGGCATGGAGGCTCTTG CAGCCCCAGCTTTGCGTACCCCTCTGTCCATCGCAGGCTCCTACCCTACCCCCTTTGCCATGATGGGCCATCATGAAATGAATGGAGGCCTGACTAGTCCTAGTGTGTATGCTGGTCTGCACATCTCCCCTCAGATGAgtgctgcagcagctgcagcctaTGGACGCTCCCCCATG GGGTTTGATCCTCACACCCACATGAGAGCTCCAGGCCTTCCAGCCAGCCTCACATCCATTTCTGGTGGCAAACC GGCTTACTCCTTCCACGTCAGTGCAGACGGTCAGATGCAGCCTGTTCCCTTTCCGCCCGACGCTCTGATCGGCCCCGGTATTCCACGCCACGCCCGTCAGATCAACACGCTGAGCCACGGCGAGGTGGTGTGCGCTGTTACCATTAGCAACCCCACACGTCATGTCTACACTGGTGGCAAAGGCTGTGTCAAAATCTGGGACATCAGCCAACCTGGCAGCAAGAGCCCTGTGTCCCAACTGGACTGTCTG AACAGGGATAACTACATCCGCTCCTGTAAGCTGCTGCCTGATGGCCGCACATTGATCGTTGGAGGCGAGGCCAGCACATTGACCATCTGGGATCTGGCCTCTCAGACACCCCGCATCAAAGCTGAACTCACCTCCTCAGCCCCGGCATGCTATGCCTTGGCCATCAGCCCTGATGCCAAAGTCTGCTTCTCCTGCTGCAGTGATGGAAACATTGCAGTTTGGGACCTGCACAATCAGACTCTCGTTAG ACAGTTCCAGGGTCACACGGATGGTGCAAGCTGTATTGACATATCCCATGATGGCACTAAGCTGTGGACAGGTGGTCTTGACAACACTGTTCGCTCCTGGGATCTGAGGGAGGGTCGACAGCTGCAGCAGCATGATTTCACTTCACAG ATCTTCTCCTTGGGCTACTGTCCGACTGGAGAGTGGCTTGCTGTGGGCATGGAGAGCAGCAACGTGGAGGTGCTCCACCACTCAAAGCCTGACAAGTATCAGCTCCACCTGCACGAGAGCTGTGTCCTCTCCCTCAAGTTCGCCTACTGTG GTAAATGGTTCGTAAGCACTGGGAAGGACAATCTGTTGAATGCTTGGAGGACTCCATATGGCGCCAGCATATTCCAG tCCAAGGAATCCTCCTCTGTCCTGAGCTGTGACATCTCGACAGACGACAAGTATATTGTGACAGGCTCTGGTGACAAGAAGGCCACTGTGTATGAAGTGATCTACTAG
- the tle3a gene encoding transducin-like enhancer protein 3-A isoform X1, producing the protein MYPQGRHPAPHQPGQPGFKFTVAESCDRIKDEFQFLQAQYHSLKVEYDKLANEKTEMQRHYVMYYEMSYGLNIEMHKQTEIAKRLNAILAQIMPFLSQEHQQQVAQAVERAKQVTMTELNAIIGVRGLPNLPLTQQQAAYPALMQQQLQAQHLSHAAHGPPIQLPPHPSGLQPPGIPPVTGSGSGLLALGALGSQAHLPVKDEKNHHDLEHRENTNNSVSPSESLRTASEKHRSSSDYSLDSKKRKVEEKDSMSRYDSDGEKSDDLVVDVSNEDPATPRASPTHSPPENGIDKPRPPKKDTPNSPASVASSGSTPSSKAKELSHNDKSSTPGLKSNTPTPRNDAPTPGTSSTPGLRPILGKPPGMEALAAPALRTPLSIAGSYPTPFAMMGHHEMNGGLTSPSVYAGLHISPQMSAAAAAAYGRSPMGFDPHTHMRAPGLPASLTSISGGKPAYSFHVSADGQMQPVPFPPDALIGPGIPRHARQINTLSHGEVVCAVTISNPTRHVYTGGKGCVKIWDISQPGSKSPVSQLDCLNRDNYIRSCKLLPDGRTLIVGGEASTLTIWDLASQTPRIKAELTSSAPACYALAISPDAKVCFSCCSDGNIAVWDLHNQTLVRQFQGHTDGASCIDISHDGTKLWTGGLDNTVRSWDLREGRQLQQHDFTSQIFSLGYCPTGEWLAVGMESSNVEVLHHSKPDKYQLHLHESCVLSLKFAYCGKWFVSTGKDNLLNAWRTPYGASIFQSKESSSVLSCDISTDDKYIVTGSGDKKATVYEVIY; encoded by the exons ATGTATCCACAAGGCCGACATCCG GCTCCACATCAGCCCGGTCAGCCTGGCTTCAAATTCACCGTAGCAGAGTCTTGTGACAGGATTAAAGATGAATTTCAGTTCCTGCAAGCCCAGTATCACAG TCTTAAGGTGGAGTATGACAAACTGGCCAATGAGAAGACAGAGATGCAGCGCCACTATGTCATG TATTATGAGATGTCCTATGGACTGAACATAGAGATGCACAAACAG ACGGAGATTGCCAAACGGCTCAATGCGATTTTAGCTCAAATTATGCCTTTCCTGTCACAAGAG CACCAACAGCAGGTTGCTCAGGCAGTGGAGCGGGCTAAGCAGGTGACTATGACTGAGCTGAATGCTATCATCGGGGTACGTGGACTTCCCAATCTGCCGCTCACC CAGCAGCAAGCTGCCTACCCTGCTCTCATG cagcagcagctccaggcACAGCACCTCTCCCATGCTGCTCATGGACCTCCGATCCAGCTGCCACCTCACCCCTCAGGCCTGCAGCCGCCTGGCATCCCCCCTGTGACAGGCTCCGGATCAGGCCTACTGGCACTAGGTGCCCTGGGCAGCCAAGCCCACCTCCCAGTAAAGGATGAGAAGAACCACCATGATCTCGAACACAGAG AGAACACG AATAACTCTGTATCCCCATCCGAAAGCTTACGCACAGCCAGTGAGAAGCACCGCAGCTCCTCTGACTACAGTTTGGACTCTAAGAAACGCAAAGTGGAGGAGAAGGACAGTATGAGCAGATAT GACAGTGATGGAGAGAAAAGTGATGACCTAGTGGTAGATGTGTCTAATGAG gACCCTGCCACTCCGCGGGCAAGCCCTACCCACTCACCACCTGAGAATGGCATTGATAAGCCCCGCCCCCCAAAGAAGGACACACCCAACAGCCCTGCATCAGTGGCATCCTCTGGAAGCACCCCATCATCCAAGGCCAAGGAGCTCAGTCAT AATGACAAATCATCCACGCCTGGCCTCAAGTccaacacccccaccccccgcAACGATGCCCCCACCCCTGGCACCAGCTCCACTCCTGGGCTCAGACCCATCCTGGGCAAACCACCAGGCATGGAGGCTCTTG CAGCCCCAGCTTTGCGTACCCCTCTGTCCATCGCAGGCTCCTACCCTACCCCCTTTGCCATGATGGGCCATCATGAAATGAATGGAGGCCTGACTAGTCCTAGTGTGTATGCTGGTCTGCACATCTCCCCTCAGATGAgtgctgcagcagctgcagcctaTGGACGCTCCCCCATG GGGTTTGATCCTCACACCCACATGAGAGCTCCAGGCCTTCCAGCCAGCCTCACATCCATTTCTGGTGGCAAACC GGCTTACTCCTTCCACGTCAGTGCAGACGGTCAGATGCAGCCTGTTCCCTTTCCGCCCGACGCTCTGATCGGCCCCGGTATTCCACGCCACGCCCGTCAGATCAACACGCTGAGCCACGGCGAGGTGGTGTGCGCTGTTACCATTAGCAACCCCACACGTCATGTCTACACTGGTGGCAAAGGCTGTGTCAAAATCTGGGACATCAGCCAACCTGGCAGCAAGAGCCCTGTGTCCCAACTGGACTGTCTG AACAGGGATAACTACATCCGCTCCTGTAAGCTGCTGCCTGATGGCCGCACATTGATCGTTGGAGGCGAGGCCAGCACATTGACCATCTGGGATCTGGCCTCTCAGACACCCCGCATCAAAGCTGAACTCACCTCCTCAGCCCCGGCATGCTATGCCTTGGCCATCAGCCCTGATGCCAAAGTCTGCTTCTCCTGCTGCAGTGATGGAAACATTGCAGTTTGGGACCTGCACAATCAGACTCTCGTTAG ACAGTTCCAGGGTCACACGGATGGTGCAAGCTGTATTGACATATCCCATGATGGCACTAAGCTGTGGACAGGTGGTCTTGACAACACTGTTCGCTCCTGGGATCTGAGGGAGGGTCGACAGCTGCAGCAGCATGATTTCACTTCACAG ATCTTCTCCTTGGGCTACTGTCCGACTGGAGAGTGGCTTGCTGTGGGCATGGAGAGCAGCAACGTGGAGGTGCTCCACCACTCAAAGCCTGACAAGTATCAGCTCCACCTGCACGAGAGCTGTGTCCTCTCCCTCAAGTTCGCCTACTGTG GTAAATGGTTCGTAAGCACTGGGAAGGACAATCTGTTGAATGCTTGGAGGACTCCATATGGCGCCAGCATATTCCAG tCCAAGGAATCCTCCTCTGTCCTGAGCTGTGACATCTCGACAGACGACAAGTATATTGTGACAGGCTCTGGTGACAAGAAGGCCACTGTGTATGAAGTGATCTACTAG
- the tle3a gene encoding transducin-like enhancer protein 3-A isoform X6, with the protein MYPQGRHPAPHQPGQPGFKFTVAESCDRIKDEFQFLQAQYHSLKVEYDKLANEKTEMQRHYVMYYEMSYGLNIEMHKQTEIAKRLNAILAQIMPFLSQEHQQQVAQAVERAKQVTMTELNAIIGQQAAYPALMQQQLQAQHLSHAAHGPPIQLPPHPSGLQPPGIPPVTGSGSGLLALGALGSQAHLPVKDEKNHHDLEHRENTNNSVSPSESLRTASEKHRSSSDYSLDSKKRKVEEKDSMSRYDSDGEKSDDLVVDVSNEDPATPRASPTHSPPENGIDKPRPPKKDTPNSPASVASSGSTPSSKAKELSHNDKSSTPGLKSNTPTPRNDAPTPGTSSTPGLRPILGKPPGMEALAAPALRTPLSIAGSYPTPFAMMGHHEMNGGLTSPSVYAGLHISPQMSAAAAAAYGRSPMGFDPHTHMRAPGLPASLTSISGGKPAYSFHVSADGQMQPVPFPPDALIGPGIPRHARQINTLSHGEVVCAVTISNPTRHVYTGGKGCVKIWDISQPGSKSPVSQLDCLNRDNYIRSCKLLPDGRTLIVGGEASTLTIWDLASQTPRIKAELTSSAPACYALAISPDAKVCFSCCSDGNIAVWDLHNQTLVRQFQGHTDGASCIDISHDGTKLWTGGLDNTVRSWDLREGRQLQQHDFTSQIFSLGYCPTGEWLAVGMESSNVEVLHHSKPDKYQLHLHESCVLSLKFAYCGKWFVSTGKDNLLNAWRTPYGASIFQSKESSSVLSCDISTDDKYIVTGSGDKKATVYEVIY; encoded by the exons ATGTATCCACAAGGCCGACATCCG GCTCCACATCAGCCCGGTCAGCCTGGCTTCAAATTCACCGTAGCAGAGTCTTGTGACAGGATTAAAGATGAATTTCAGTTCCTGCAAGCCCAGTATCACAG TCTTAAGGTGGAGTATGACAAACTGGCCAATGAGAAGACAGAGATGCAGCGCCACTATGTCATG TATTATGAGATGTCCTATGGACTGAACATAGAGATGCACAAACAG ACGGAGATTGCCAAACGGCTCAATGCGATTTTAGCTCAAATTATGCCTTTCCTGTCACAAGAG CACCAACAGCAGGTTGCTCAGGCAGTGGAGCGGGCTAAGCAGGTGACTATGACTGAGCTGAATGCTATCATCGGG CAGCAAGCTGCCTACCCTGCTCTCATG cagcagcagctccaggcACAGCACCTCTCCCATGCTGCTCATGGACCTCCGATCCAGCTGCCACCTCACCCCTCAGGCCTGCAGCCGCCTGGCATCCCCCCTGTGACAGGCTCCGGATCAGGCCTACTGGCACTAGGTGCCCTGGGCAGCCAAGCCCACCTCCCAGTAAAGGATGAGAAGAACCACCATGATCTCGAACACAGAG AGAACACG AATAACTCTGTATCCCCATCCGAAAGCTTACGCACAGCCAGTGAGAAGCACCGCAGCTCCTCTGACTACAGTTTGGACTCTAAGAAACGCAAAGTGGAGGAGAAGGACAGTATGAGCAGATAT GACAGTGATGGAGAGAAAAGTGATGACCTAGTGGTAGATGTGTCTAATGAG gACCCTGCCACTCCGCGGGCAAGCCCTACCCACTCACCACCTGAGAATGGCATTGATAAGCCCCGCCCCCCAAAGAAGGACACACCCAACAGCCCTGCATCAGTGGCATCCTCTGGAAGCACCCCATCATCCAAGGCCAAGGAGCTCAGTCAT AATGACAAATCATCCACGCCTGGCCTCAAGTccaacacccccaccccccgcAACGATGCCCCCACCCCTGGCACCAGCTCCACTCCTGGGCTCAGACCCATCCTGGGCAAACCACCAGGCATGGAGGCTCTTG CAGCCCCAGCTTTGCGTACCCCTCTGTCCATCGCAGGCTCCTACCCTACCCCCTTTGCCATGATGGGCCATCATGAAATGAATGGAGGCCTGACTAGTCCTAGTGTGTATGCTGGTCTGCACATCTCCCCTCAGATGAgtgctgcagcagctgcagcctaTGGACGCTCCCCCATG GGGTTTGATCCTCACACCCACATGAGAGCTCCAGGCCTTCCAGCCAGCCTCACATCCATTTCTGGTGGCAAACC GGCTTACTCCTTCCACGTCAGTGCAGACGGTCAGATGCAGCCTGTTCCCTTTCCGCCCGACGCTCTGATCGGCCCCGGTATTCCACGCCACGCCCGTCAGATCAACACGCTGAGCCACGGCGAGGTGGTGTGCGCTGTTACCATTAGCAACCCCACACGTCATGTCTACACTGGTGGCAAAGGCTGTGTCAAAATCTGGGACATCAGCCAACCTGGCAGCAAGAGCCCTGTGTCCCAACTGGACTGTCTG AACAGGGATAACTACATCCGCTCCTGTAAGCTGCTGCCTGATGGCCGCACATTGATCGTTGGAGGCGAGGCCAGCACATTGACCATCTGGGATCTGGCCTCTCAGACACCCCGCATCAAAGCTGAACTCACCTCCTCAGCCCCGGCATGCTATGCCTTGGCCATCAGCCCTGATGCCAAAGTCTGCTTCTCCTGCTGCAGTGATGGAAACATTGCAGTTTGGGACCTGCACAATCAGACTCTCGTTAG ACAGTTCCAGGGTCACACGGATGGTGCAAGCTGTATTGACATATCCCATGATGGCACTAAGCTGTGGACAGGTGGTCTTGACAACACTGTTCGCTCCTGGGATCTGAGGGAGGGTCGACAGCTGCAGCAGCATGATTTCACTTCACAG ATCTTCTCCTTGGGCTACTGTCCGACTGGAGAGTGGCTTGCTGTGGGCATGGAGAGCAGCAACGTGGAGGTGCTCCACCACTCAAAGCCTGACAAGTATCAGCTCCACCTGCACGAGAGCTGTGTCCTCTCCCTCAAGTTCGCCTACTGTG GTAAATGGTTCGTAAGCACTGGGAAGGACAATCTGTTGAATGCTTGGAGGACTCCATATGGCGCCAGCATATTCCAG tCCAAGGAATCCTCCTCTGTCCTGAGCTGTGACATCTCGACAGACGACAAGTATATTGTGACAGGCTCTGGTGACAAGAAGGCCACTGTGTATGAAGTGATCTACTAG
- the tle3a gene encoding transducin-like enhancer protein 3-A isoform X10: MYPQGRHPAPHQPGQPGFKFTVAESCDRIKDEFQFLQAQYHSLKVEYDKLANEKTEMQRHYVMYYEMSYGLNIEMHKQTEIAKRLNAILAQIMPFLSQEHQQQVAQAVERAKQVTMTELNAIIGVRGLPNLPLTQQQLQAQHLSHAAHGPPIQLPPHPSGLQPPGIPPVTGSGSGLLALGALGSQAHLPVKDEKNHHDLEHRENTNNSVSPSESLRTASEKHRSSSDYSLDSKKRKVEEKDSMSRYDSDGEKSDDLVVDVSNEDPATPRASPTHSPPENGIDKPRPPKKDTPNSPASVASSGSTPSSKAKELSHNDKSSTPGLKSNTPTPRNDAPTPGTSSTPGLRPILGKPPGMEALAPALRTPLSIAGSYPTPFAMMGHHEMNGGLTSPSVYAGLHISPQMSAAAAAAYGRSPMGFDPHTHMRAPGLPASLTSISGGKPAYSFHVSADGQMQPVPFPPDALIGPGIPRHARQINTLSHGEVVCAVTISNPTRHVYTGGKGCVKIWDISQPGSKSPVSQLDCLNRDNYIRSCKLLPDGRTLIVGGEASTLTIWDLASQTPRIKAELTSSAPACYALAISPDAKVCFSCCSDGNIAVWDLHNQTLVRQFQGHTDGASCIDISHDGTKLWTGGLDNTVRSWDLREGRQLQQHDFTSQIFSLGYCPTGEWLAVGMESSNVEVLHHSKPDKYQLHLHESCVLSLKFAYCGKWFVSTGKDNLLNAWRTPYGASIFQSKESSSVLSCDISTDDKYIVTGSGDKKATVYEVIY; this comes from the exons ATGTATCCACAAGGCCGACATCCG GCTCCACATCAGCCCGGTCAGCCTGGCTTCAAATTCACCGTAGCAGAGTCTTGTGACAGGATTAAAGATGAATTTCAGTTCCTGCAAGCCCAGTATCACAG TCTTAAGGTGGAGTATGACAAACTGGCCAATGAGAAGACAGAGATGCAGCGCCACTATGTCATG TATTATGAGATGTCCTATGGACTGAACATAGAGATGCACAAACAG ACGGAGATTGCCAAACGGCTCAATGCGATTTTAGCTCAAATTATGCCTTTCCTGTCACAAGAG CACCAACAGCAGGTTGCTCAGGCAGTGGAGCGGGCTAAGCAGGTGACTATGACTGAGCTGAATGCTATCATCGGGGTACGTGGACTTCCCAATCTGCCGCTCACC cagcagcagctccaggcACAGCACCTCTCCCATGCTGCTCATGGACCTCCGATCCAGCTGCCACCTCACCCCTCAGGCCTGCAGCCGCCTGGCATCCCCCCTGTGACAGGCTCCGGATCAGGCCTACTGGCACTAGGTGCCCTGGGCAGCCAAGCCCACCTCCCAGTAAAGGATGAGAAGAACCACCATGATCTCGAACACAGAG AGAACACG AATAACTCTGTATCCCCATCCGAAAGCTTACGCACAGCCAGTGAGAAGCACCGCAGCTCCTCTGACTACAGTTTGGACTCTAAGAAACGCAAAGTGGAGGAGAAGGACAGTATGAGCAGATAT GACAGTGATGGAGAGAAAAGTGATGACCTAGTGGTAGATGTGTCTAATGAG gACCCTGCCACTCCGCGGGCAAGCCCTACCCACTCACCACCTGAGAATGGCATTGATAAGCCCCGCCCCCCAAAGAAGGACACACCCAACAGCCCTGCATCAGTGGCATCCTCTGGAAGCACCCCATCATCCAAGGCCAAGGAGCTCAGTCAT AATGACAAATCATCCACGCCTGGCCTCAAGTccaacacccccaccccccgcAACGATGCCCCCACCCCTGGCACCAGCTCCACTCCTGGGCTCAGACCCATCCTGGGCAAACCACCAGGCATGGAGGCTCTTG CCCCAGCTTTGCGTACCCCTCTGTCCATCGCAGGCTCCTACCCTACCCCCTTTGCCATGATGGGCCATCATGAAATGAATGGAGGCCTGACTAGTCCTAGTGTGTATGCTGGTCTGCACATCTCCCCTCAGATGAgtgctgcagcagctgcagcctaTGGACGCTCCCCCATG GGGTTTGATCCTCACACCCACATGAGAGCTCCAGGCCTTCCAGCCAGCCTCACATCCATTTCTGGTGGCAAACC GGCTTACTCCTTCCACGTCAGTGCAGACGGTCAGATGCAGCCTGTTCCCTTTCCGCCCGACGCTCTGATCGGCCCCGGTATTCCACGCCACGCCCGTCAGATCAACACGCTGAGCCACGGCGAGGTGGTGTGCGCTGTTACCATTAGCAACCCCACACGTCATGTCTACACTGGTGGCAAAGGCTGTGTCAAAATCTGGGACATCAGCCAACCTGGCAGCAAGAGCCCTGTGTCCCAACTGGACTGTCTG AACAGGGATAACTACATCCGCTCCTGTAAGCTGCTGCCTGATGGCCGCACATTGATCGTTGGAGGCGAGGCCAGCACATTGACCATCTGGGATCTGGCCTCTCAGACACCCCGCATCAAAGCTGAACTCACCTCCTCAGCCCCGGCATGCTATGCCTTGGCCATCAGCCCTGATGCCAAAGTCTGCTTCTCCTGCTGCAGTGATGGAAACATTGCAGTTTGGGACCTGCACAATCAGACTCTCGTTAG ACAGTTCCAGGGTCACACGGATGGTGCAAGCTGTATTGACATATCCCATGATGGCACTAAGCTGTGGACAGGTGGTCTTGACAACACTGTTCGCTCCTGGGATCTGAGGGAGGGTCGACAGCTGCAGCAGCATGATTTCACTTCACAG ATCTTCTCCTTGGGCTACTGTCCGACTGGAGAGTGGCTTGCTGTGGGCATGGAGAGCAGCAACGTGGAGGTGCTCCACCACTCAAAGCCTGACAAGTATCAGCTCCACCTGCACGAGAGCTGTGTCCTCTCCCTCAAGTTCGCCTACTGTG GTAAATGGTTCGTAAGCACTGGGAAGGACAATCTGTTGAATGCTTGGAGGACTCCATATGGCGCCAGCATATTCCAG tCCAAGGAATCCTCCTCTGTCCTGAGCTGTGACATCTCGACAGACGACAAGTATATTGTGACAGGCTCTGGTGACAAGAAGGCCACTGTGTATGAAGTGATCTACTAG